CACCCTGCTCGGTTCGGTCCCGACCAAGCGCGCCACGACCAACGGCCTGGTCATCTACAAGGGCTACGTGGTCGCCGAGTTCGGCGATTCGACCTGGGTCGATCCGACCTACTCGGTGGCCAAGAGCATGATGGCGACGGTCGCCGGCATCGCCATCCGCGACGGCAAGATCGCCAACCTCGACGCGCCGGTCGGCGCCACCGTCAAGGACGGCGGCTACGACTCGCCGCGCAACGCGCAGGTCACCTGGAAGATGCACCTCCAGCAGGAAACCGAATGGGAAGGCGCGATGTTCGGCAAGAACCACGACTTCGTCGGCGCCGAGGCATTCGGCGACGGCGAACGCAAGCCTCGCGAACTGAAGCGGCCCGGTACGTTCTACGAGTACAACGACGTTCGCATCAACCGCCTCGGCATGTCGTTGCTGCAGACGTTCCGCAAGCCCGTGCCCGAGGTGTTCCGCGACGAGGTGATGGACGTGATCGGCGGCTCCAACTCGTGGAAGTGGGTGCCGTACCACAACAGCTACGTCACCATCGACGGCCGGAAGATGCCGTCGGTCAGCGGCGGCACGCGCTGGGGCGGCGGCGTGTGGATCAACTCGTGGGACATGGCGCGCTTCGGCTACCTGTGGCTGCGCGGCGGCAAGTGGGGCGACCAGCAGATCCTGCCGCCGGCGTTCGTCAAGGCCGCGGTGTCGCCGAGCGCGAACGGTCCTGACTACGGCTACCTGTGGTGGCTGAACACGGCGGGCAAGAACTATCCGGGCCTGCCCGCAAACGTGTACGGCGCCCGCGGCGCCGGCAGCAACACCATCCTGATCTCTCCCGATCACGACCTGGTGGTGGTGTGGCGCTGGCACGCCGGCAACGAAGGGGAGTTCGCCAAGCGCATCATCGCCGCCATCAAATAGGGCAGCCCGGCGCGACGGACCCGGAAACTCCATTCCGTGTCCGTCTACCTCGGTATGCCAGGCGTTGCACACCTTGCTGGCGTTCGCGCGCGGGTCGCCGCTGCCAGCCCGGCAGTTGGTCTAGAATCGCCGCTTGGACCCGGGCAGCGATCCGTCCGCGACCTCTACCATCCAGCTCGTGGCCATGGCCAAGAGCGGCGACGCCGAGGCGTTGAGCCGGCTGCTCGACCGGTTTTTGCCCCGGCTGACGCGCTGGGCCTCGGGCCGGTTGCCGCGCTGGGTGCGTGACCTGTCAGATACGGACGACCTCGTGCAAGACACGCTGGTGCGAACCGTGCGCTCCCTGAATACCTTCGAAATGCGGGGTGAAGGCGCCTTCCAGGCGTACCTGCGGCAGGCGATCCTCAATCGCGTCAAAGACGAGGCGCGCGGCCGGGCGCGCCGTCCGCACCGCGATGAGCTCGATGACGACCTCCTCTTCAGCGGCGCCAGCCCGCTCGAGGCGACCATTGGGCAACAGACGATGGAGCGCTACGAGCGCGCGCTGCGGTTGCTCGAACCCGAAGCGCGGGAGGCGGTCATCGCGCGTGTCGAGATGGGGTGTTCGTACCAGGAGATCGCCGACTTGATTGGTAAGCCGTCGCCCGACGCCGCCCGCATGACGGTCAGCCGCGCCATCCTGCGCCTCGCCCAGGTCATGAAGAATGAAGCCTGACCCCTTGATCGACACCGCCGGCCGGGTCGCCGATTTTGCCGGCGTCGACTGGGACGCGGCATTCGCCGGCCTCTCGGCCGACGACCGCGCGGTGGCCGATCAGCTCGTGGCCGTGTCCCAGGTCGCCGCGGCGCACCGCCAGCTGCACGACCTGTTGCCGGGCGATCCGTCGAGCCCGGCCGACGACCGGCCGGTCGCCTCGCGCTGGGGGCATCTCGAGCTGCTCGAGCAGGTGGGCCGCGGCTCGTTCGGCATTGTCTACCGCGCCCTCGACACCCATCTTCATCGCGAGGTCGCGCTCAAGCTGTTCCCGCGGTCCTCGCAGCCGGCCACGGTGATCGAAGAGGGCCGGCGCCTGGCGCGGGTGCGGCACCCGAACGTCGTCACGGTGTTTGGCGCCGACGTGCACGAGGGCCTGCCGGGCATTTGGATGGAGTTCGTCCGCGGCAAGCGGCTGGACCTGCTGGTCAAGGAGCAGGGGCGCTTCGGCGCGCACGAGGCCGCCTTGATCGGCCGCGATTTGTGCCGCGCGCTGGCGGCCATTCACGCCGCCGGCCTGGTGCATCGGGATGTCAAGGCGCAGAACGTGATGCGCGAGGCGGGCGGCCGCATTGTCTTGATGGACCTCGGCGCCAGCTCGGTGTTGTTGCCGGGTGATGCCGTCGCCGATCAGACCGGCACGCCGCTCTACATGGCGCCCGAGGTGCTGGCCGGCACGCCAGCGACACCGGAGAGTGACGTCTACAGCCTTGGCGTCACCCTGTTTTATCTGGCGACCGGGCAGTTTCCGATCGCCGCCGCCTCGTTGGCGGCGCTGCGCCAGGCGCACCTCGATCGGAGCGGCCGGAACCTGCTCGATGTGCGAGCGGACCTGGCCCCGGAGTTCGTTCGCGCCGTCTCTCGCGCCGTCGAGCATGACCCGGCGCGGCGCACGCGAACGGCCGGCGAGTTCGAGGCTGACCTGTCGGACGTCCTCTCGACCAGCGTGGCGACCGCCGCCGACCCGGTGACGACCGGCCGGGGCTGGCGCGGCCTGGTGCTCTGGCTGGCCGCCGCGCTTGCCGTCGTGCTGAGCGGGGCGGCGATCACCCGGTTCACCTCGGTCGAACCAAGCGACACCTCCATCGCCGTCCTGCCAATCCTCAACCGGACCGGAAACCCGGACCTCGACTACCTGACCACCGGGATGACCGAACTGCTGATTTCCAACCTCGCCAGGATTCGCTCGTTGCGGGTGCCGTCCTACGACGCCGTCCGCAATCTGTCGCCAACGGCGGAGACCGACGGCCAGGCGTCCCGCCTCGGGGTCCGTCTCCTGCTGGCGGGATCGCTTGACCAGGTCAATGACGCGTTCCGGTTGAACGTGCGCCTGTCAGAGCCGGCCACCGGAAAGACCATCTGGGGCGACGAAATCATTCGCGATCGCGCCGGCATCATCAGTGCCCAAACCGAAATTTCCAGGCTGGTGGCCACGCGCCTGATGCTGGATCTGTCGCCCGGCGAACGGCGCGCCCTGGCGGAACGTGTGCTCAATCCCGAGGCCCAGGACGCCTACGTCCGCGGCCTGGTGGAGACCACCATTGCGTTTGACGATCGCCGGGCCGCATTGGCAGCTTCCCTGTTCAAGCGGGCGATCGAACTGGAGCCCACCTTTGCCGAGGCCTGGGCGGAACTGGCGTTGATCGAGCATCGACTCGCCGACCTGTCGGCGTTGCCGGAGCGGGCGCCCCGAATCGAGCACGCCCGGGAACTGGCCCGTCGGTCGCTCTCGCTTGACCCCGAACTGCCGGTCGGGTTGACCGCGTTGGCCACGGTCCAGTTCTACTTCGATTGGGACTTGCCGTTGGCGGAGGAAACCTATCGGCAGGCGATTGCGTCCAGTCCGAGTTACGCACTGGCGCGCCAGCGGCTCGCGATGCTGCTGGCGGCGCAAGGACGATTCGCCGAGTCCATCGCCATGGGCCTGGAGGCGAGGGAGCGCGAGCCCCTGATCGCCAATCGCACGACCTCCGTGGCCACCCTGTATTACTATGCGCGCGATTTCGCGCAGGCGGAATCTGAGATGCGACGGGCCCTGTCCCTCTCGCCCGGCTACGGGGTCGCCCATTTTGGGTTGGGACGGATCTACAGCGCCCGCGGCTTGTTTGATGCGGCGATTGCCGAAATCCAGCAGGCGCTCGCGCAAAGCCGGAACGTCGGGTGGCTGTCCGAACTGGCGCGGGTCTACCTGTCGGCCGGACGCCAGGACGACGCCGGCGCCGTGATGCAGGAACTGGAAACCAGGCGGCGCGCGGGCGAGACCCCCGGGCCCGACAGCCTGGCGTACCTGGCCGTTGCCGAGGGGCGTTTCGACGACGCCCTGGCGATCCTCGAAGAGGCGGTGGCCCAGCGTTCGACGAATGCGTTGTGGCTTGGAGTGGACCCTCGAGTCGATCCGTTGAGGACCGATCCGAGATTCGGTGAACTGTTGCGCCGGGCAGGACTCGGCGCACAACCCTAGGGAGCAGGCATGGCAGAGAAGCCCGTTGAGATTGTCAGTGTTGACAACAAGGAACTGCAGGACGAAATTCAGCTCCGCATCGATCGCCTCGAGCTCCTCCGGATGAAGCTGGAGTCCGGAAATCTCTCGCTCACGGTGAAGCCGGCCGATGGGCATCCGGCGAACACGGAACATAACGAGGCCAACACATTGGCGAAGGTGGAGGCCGCGATCGCCAGGCTGACAGAGGCTCGTGAGGCCGTTAGAGCCACTTGTGGCTGGCAGGGCTTGTTCTGCCTGTTCGAAGTGGAGTGACCGACTTGGAGCGCAATGGCGTGGACGAACGCTTTCGGCGTTCGTCCACGTTGACGCTGCACTGGGAGGGGGCAGGGCTTCAGGCGACCAATTGGATGACTCACAGTGTGACGCCTCTGCCGACGCTCTGCGTGCCGATGCTGGAAGCGTTGACGGATTG
This portion of the Acidobacteriota bacterium genome encodes:
- a CDS encoding sigma-70 family RNA polymerase sigma factor, whose protein sequence is MDPGSDPSATSTIQLVAMAKSGDAEALSRLLDRFLPRLTRWASGRLPRWVRDLSDTDDLVQDTLVRTVRSLNTFEMRGEGAFQAYLRQAILNRVKDEARGRARRPHRDELDDDLLFSGASPLEATIGQQTMERYERALRLLEPEAREAVIARVEMGCSYQEIADLIGKPSPDAARMTVSRAILRLAQVMKNEA
- a CDS encoding serine hydrolase, which gives rise to MLLWMYLAAAPAAQTAQYYPPAGTWEKKAPAELGLDPARLAEAVAWAQTRESRREMDFSDQEKIFGTLLGSVPTKRATTNGLVIYKGYVVAEFGDSTWVDPTYSVAKSMMATVAGIAIRDGKIANLDAPVGATVKDGGYDSPRNAQVTWKMHLQQETEWEGAMFGKNHDFVGAEAFGDGERKPRELKRPGTFYEYNDVRINRLGMSLLQTFRKPVPEVFRDEVMDVIGGSNSWKWVPYHNSYVTIDGRKMPSVSGGTRWGGGVWINSWDMARFGYLWLRGGKWGDQQILPPAFVKAAVSPSANGPDYGYLWWLNTAGKNYPGLPANVYGARGAGSNTILISPDHDLVVVWRWHAGNEGEFAKRIIAAIK
- a CDS encoding protein kinase, encoding MKPDPLIDTAGRVADFAGVDWDAAFAGLSADDRAVADQLVAVSQVAAAHRQLHDLLPGDPSSPADDRPVASRWGHLELLEQVGRGSFGIVYRALDTHLHREVALKLFPRSSQPATVIEEGRRLARVRHPNVVTVFGADVHEGLPGIWMEFVRGKRLDLLVKEQGRFGAHEAALIGRDLCRALAAIHAAGLVHRDVKAQNVMREAGGRIVLMDLGASSVLLPGDAVADQTGTPLYMAPEVLAGTPATPESDVYSLGVTLFYLATGQFPIAAASLAALRQAHLDRSGRNLLDVRADLAPEFVRAVSRAVEHDPARRTRTAGEFEADLSDVLSTSVATAADPVTTGRGWRGLVLWLAAALAVVLSGAAITRFTSVEPSDTSIAVLPILNRTGNPDLDYLTTGMTELLISNLARIRSLRVPSYDAVRNLSPTAETDGQASRLGVRLLLAGSLDQVNDAFRLNVRLSEPATGKTIWGDEIIRDRAGIISAQTEISRLVATRLMLDLSPGERRALAERVLNPEAQDAYVRGLVETTIAFDDRRAALAASLFKRAIELEPTFAEAWAELALIEHRLADLSALPERAPRIEHARELARRSLSLDPELPVGLTALATVQFYFDWDLPLAEETYRQAIASSPSYALARQRLAMLLAAQGRFAESIAMGLEAREREPLIANRTTSVATLYYYARDFAQAESEMRRALSLSPGYGVAHFGLGRIYSARGLFDAAIAEIQQALAQSRNVGWLSELARVYLSAGRQDDAGAVMQELETRRRAGETPGPDSLAYLAVAEGRFDDALAILEEAVAQRSTNALWLGVDPRVDPLRTDPRFGELLRRAGLGAQP